In the Populus trichocarpa isolate Nisqually-1 chromosome 1, P.trichocarpa_v4.1, whole genome shotgun sequence genome, TAAACTCAAACTcaaacgcaaaaataaataataaatttagtaaaaagGTCAGTATGTGAAGGATTATCAAAAGGTGCTTAACTTAATCCAACACCAACAAAACTCACCTTCTATGTTGGCGGTTCGAAGCGTAGACAAAGTAGTTCTTTTAGACCGGTCCAACCCAACAACCCGACCCGAACTCCCTGTCTTCTTCAACTGAGTAGCCACCGCATTCAACAAAATCCCACGGCCGCACCCAATATCAAGAGCAACCTTAACAGTAGACCAATCATTCACACAACTCACGATCCTTTGCGCCATTTCATAGTGCAACCCAACAGCACTATAAAAGAAGTTCCCGGCCgcgaaaaacaaacaaacagcaGACAGTGCTGTCACGCAGCCGGTGAATCCAGCAGCAAAACGTGCTGCACTGCCACCACCGGTGGAGCTGGTGGGGGTGAAGATGAAGAGAGTGTCTAGAAATTGACAGATTGGTTGGAAGTAAAGGAGGAAAAGGATTGATAAAATGGAGAAGAGAATAGCTTGAAATGTGAGAAAAAGTAATGTTTGCCATTGTTCCATGCCATAAATTTTGTAGAT is a window encoding:
- the LOC18095634 gene encoding uncharacterized protein LOC18095634, producing the protein MSLAIKPHLHHHNHRMHKPTSTNSRDWTQIYKIYGMEQWQTLLFLTFQAILFSILSILFLLYFQPICQFLDTLFIFTPTSSTGGGSAARFAAGFTGCVTALSAVCLFFAAGNFFYSAVGLHYEMAQRIVSCVNDWSTVKVALDIGCGRGILLNAVATQLKKTGSSGRVVGLDRSKRTTLSTLRTANIEGVGEYVTCREGDVRSLPFGDNYFDVVVSATFVHTVGKEYGHRTVEAAAERMRVLGEMVRVLKPCGVGVLWDLLHVPEYVRRLQELKMEDIRVSERVTAFMVSSHIVSFRKPSQHMLGPGEVRLDWRF